Below is a genomic region from Prosthecobacter vanneervenii.
TGAAAAAGCCATCGACGAAGTCATCCAGCATCCGCTGACCAAGGAAGACCCCATGCTTCAGATCATCGGCACCAAAGTCTATCTCGATGGAGGCATGCTCACCGGCAGCTCATGGATGCTTGAGCCCTGGGGCATCAGCGAAGCCTACGGAATTACCGATGCGCAATACCGCGGTGTGCAGAAAATCCCAGCCGACCGCCTCAAACAGCTCGTCGAAAAAGTCACCGACTCCGGTCTTCAGTTCACCGCGCACAGCGTCGGAGATGCCGCCGTGCAGCTCCTCATCGACACCTACGAGGCCGTCGATGCACAAAGGCCCGGCAGCGTTCGCGCCGCGCGCAGCAGTGTCACCCACTGCAATTTCATGCATCCCGACTCCATCGCCAAAGCCGCCAAACTCGGCGTCTGCATCGACCTGCAGCCCATCTGGCTGCACATGGACGGGCGCACGCTCACGGGCCACTTCGGCTCAGAGCGCATGTCCCGCTTCCAGCCACTCCGCGCCTGCTTCGATCAAAAAGTCATCGTCGGCGGCGGCAGCGACCACATGCAGAAGATCGGTTCCTTCCGCAGCATCAATCCCTACAATCCTTGGCTCGGCATGTGGACCTCCATCACCCGCAAGGCTCGCAAGCTCGACCAGCCCGTCCACGCCGAAAATGCCCTCACCCGTGAGGAAGCCATCCGTCTCTACACTTCCAACAACGCCTTCCTCCTGAAGTCCGAAAAAAACACCGGCAGCCTTGAGCCCGGCAAACTCGCCGACATCATCCTCCTCGACCGCGATCCTCTGACCTGCCCCATCGACGACCTCGTGCAAACCCAAGTCCTCAAGACCTGGCTCGGTGGCAAACTCGTCTTCGAGAAAAAGTGATGTGGGCACTCTTGCCCGCACGATGAAGGGCACCTCAAGCCAGCGTCCCATCCTTTACGTCACCACCTCGATCCGGCTCGTCCCTCCCACGCCCCTCACCACCCGCACCTGTGTCGTCAGCCGCTCCTTCAGCAGCTCCACATGCGAGATTAGCCCGATCGTCTTCCCACGCGATCTCAGATTCTCCAGTGCGCTCAGCGCCACCTCCAAGGTCTCCGAATCCAGCGTGCCAAAGCCTTCGTCAATAAACAGCGAATCAATCGGGTGATGCCGGCTTGCCAGTTCGCTCAGGCCCAGCGCCAGCGCCAGGCTGGCCAGAAAGCTCTCACCTCCAGACAGGCTCTCCATCGGCCGGTCCACATTGGCCTGATACAGGTCAACGATGCGCAGATCCAGTTCATCACCCTCTGCCGCCATCAGCCGGTAGCGCTCAGCCAGCACCTTCAAATGCTCGTTCGCCAAACCGATGAGCTGTTTCAGCGTCAGCGACTGCGCGAATCTCGAAAACTTCGCCCCATCTGCCGACCCGATCAGCTCCTTCAGCCTGCCCCAGCGCAGCGCCTCGGCCTCCGCCGCCTGCAGCTCAGCACCGCCTGACTCCCGCCGCTTCCGAGCCTCATCATCACTGCGCACCTGCTGTTCCAGCGAGCCCAGTTCCGTGCGCTTGGTTGCAAACTCATCATTCAGTCGTTTTGCGTTCGCTTCCAGTTCCTCCAGGGCATTCGTATCCACCACGCTCTGGCCGGCGAACGGTTCCCGTCTCGCTTCCAGCTGCTCCAGCTTGGCTGCTGACGCTGCGATCTGAGTTTGCAGGGCGTTCTGTTTCGCCTCTGCATCTCGCCATCCTTTTTCCATCGCGGCCACACGTGCTTCATGCATATGCCGGTCATCGCTCAGCGTTTTGCCGCCCAGCAGTTCACCCAGCTTTGCCTTCAGGGCATCCGCTTTGGCCCGCAGCGTTACTCCCTCGTTCTTCAGTTCCTCCAGCCGCTTCGCCTTCGCTGCCTCCTCTTGTCTGGCCAGCTGGACGTCTCCTTCGATTTTCTGCCGCTCGCCACGCTTCTGCAGCGACTCGTCACGCCTCCTGGCAAACACCGCCGCACGTTGTTCCAGCGCACCAAGTTCGCGCTCCGCTTCCTGCGGTGTGGCCAGTTCGTGCAGATGCTTGAGCGCATGGCTGTTTTGAACCACATCGCGTTTCAGCTTTTCGTCAGCGCTCCATTGCTCCAACACTTCTTCCGCTGGCGCTTCGAGTTCACTCACGCGTTTCTTGATTTCCTCGATTCGCTTCCGCTCCGCAGACGTCTCCGCTCCATTCTTCGCGAGCTCACGCTCCAGCGCGATCAGCCCGCGATTGGCATTCTCACGCTGTTGATCCATCCCATTTAGAAGCTTTCGGGCCGCTTGGAGCTGCGACTCAAAATTTGTTGCCGCATTGGCAAACGGATGCTCCAGCGCTCCGCATAGCGGGCAGGCCTCTCCGGGTTTTAAATCCTGCCGGTGCTCATCAAATCCCGCCACTTGCTCGGCATGCCGCACCAGCTCCCGCTGTGCTTCCAGCGCCTTAGTCAGTCGTTCCAGCTCTGTTCGTGCCTTCTCCGCCTTGGCCGCTCCTTCCGTGCCTTGCTGCACTAGCGCTGCCATGGCTGCTTCCGCCTTGGACAGGTTTTGGTGCATTGTGGTGGCCTCCGCATGGCGCTTGCGTCCATCGGCCAGTTTCTCAAACACAGCGCGCCACTCTCTCACTGCGCCGCGCAGCTTCGGCAGGGCCTCGCCCAGTTCCGCATCACCTGCGTTTTGCTTGAGCCACGCCTCCAGCGTCTTGCTGGTTTCGTCGTGCGCATGCAGGGCTTTTTCTGCGGCTTCGCGCTTGGCGGCCGTCTCCTTCTGGTCCTTGGCCCACACCTGATACATTGCCCGGCTGTCGGTCAGCTGCTTTTCGAGCTGATCGCTCTGCGCCGCCATTCCAGCCGCTTGTTCCCAGAGTGGCTCACGCTTCGTGCGCTGCAGCCGTGCTTCTTCAGCAGCAGCTTTGCTTCTGGCGGTGTCGGCGTGCAGTTTCACCTGGGATTTCTGCAACGTCTGGAGCGCCGCAGTGTGCTTCGCGATCTCAGCCACGATGCCTGCATGCTCTCGTTGCTCCCGCAGTTGCTGCGCGGTGGCCTGGCTCTCGCCTTGCAGGCGCGCGGAAGTCGTTCTTGCTTGATCGAGGCTGGTCTCCAGATTCGCCCGCGCCACATCGTCCAGCACCATCACAGCGCCCAGCCGCTCCTTCAGCGTGCGCGCAGCCTCGTCCTTCGCCTTGTGCGTCTCGTAGGCCAGCACGGAAAGATCACTGTAAATCTCCGTTCCCGTGATCTTCTCCAGCAGCTCCGCTCGCTCATTGGGCTTCGCCTTCAAAAACGCCGCAAACTGTCCCTGCGCCAGCAGCACGGAGCGTAAAAATCGCTGAGCATCCAGCCCCGTCTTCTCTTCAATGATGCGGTCCATCTCCCCCGCCTTCTCCGCAAGAATGGCTCCGGTGGCAGCATTCGCCAGTCTCCTCTCCACCGGCTGCAGCTTCCCATCCGCCTTGCCACGCGCACGACGCAGCCGCCAGATCGCCCGCAGCGTTTCACCACCCGTTTCAAAATCCACCTCCGCCAGACATTCCGCCGTGTGCCGGCTCATCATCTCATCCGCCTTGTCATTGCCATAGCGTGCTGCGCGTCCGTAGAGCGCCAGCGTCATCGCATCCAGCAGCGTTGATTTACCCGCGCCTGTCGGCCCGGTGATCAAAAAGACGCCCGCCGCGCTCAGCGGCACCGCATCAAACCTCACCTCATGCATGCCGCTGAGGGAGTTCAGGTTCTGGAGTCTGACGGCAAGGAGTCGCATGGAATTAAGCGGTGAGTTTTTGTTCCCGGATCGCCAGCAGCTCATCAAACACCGCACACAGCTCCTCACCGGCGATCTGCTTTTCCTTGATCAGTTCACGGAAGACCTCACGTGGCTGGAGTTCATTCAGAGCCGGGCCGGTATGCTGCCAGCTCTGCATCTGACTTGGCGGCAGATCCGCCAGCACTTTCAGCACCTCAAAGCGTCCGCCTGCAGCCTCTCGCACCTGCCGGTCCAGATCTGCCTCAGGCGCATCCAGCTTCACCGTCACCTCCGCCCAGCTGGCCTCTGGTACACTCGCCAAGTCCTCCGTGAGACTGGCCCTGCTGACATTCACTCGGGTGAGCAGACGCGATGTCGGAATGGGTGCGATCCGGATGTCCATGCCCTCCCCTTGCGTGTCTAGGATCACGACAGATTTCTTGTCTCCGGCCTCGGAAAAGCTCAGCGCTATCGGCGAGCCGCTGTACCTCACCGTTTCCATGCCCGCGACCTTCTGCGGCCGGTGCAGATGCCCCAGGGCTGTGTAATCAAACCCGGCAAACACATCCGCTCCTACCGCACCCAGATTGCCAATGTGGATGTCTCGCTCGCTGTCACACGTAGTCGCGCCCAGCACTGTCAGGTGGCCCATCGCAATCACAGGCCTCTTGCCCGCCGCTGCGCGGCACGTATTCAGCTGTGAAGCATAATGTCCCTGGATCGCAGCACGCACCTGCGCCTGCACTTCGGTCATGGCTTCACCGCTGGTGGCCTGTCTCAGATCACGCTCACGCAGAAACGGCACCGCCGCCACCACGGCACCTCCCAGGTCCACCACATTCTCACCCGCCTGCCCAAACACATGCACCTCAAAGCGCTTCAGCAGCTCACGTGGTGCGTTCAGATGGGAGGCGGAGTCGTGATTTCCTCCGGTGATCACTGCCTTCACAGTCTTCAGATCCGCCAGCCGCTTGAGAAAGTCAAAATACAGCCCCACCGCATCCTGCGGTGGGTTCGCAGAGTCAAAGACATCCCCGCTCAGCAGCAGCGCATCAATCTTCTCCTCATGCAGCGTCTCGATCAGCCAGTCGCAAAACACGGCATGGTCGGCCAGGCGGTCACGCTCTATGAGTCGTGCGCCCAGATGCCAGTCTGCGGTGTGGAGGATGCGCATGCGTTTGCATAAGCATGCGCACGCGACCCTGCAAGCACAGCCATCAAATTGACACGGGTCAGTTTCTGTTCAGCAGCCGTTTCACTTCATCCTCGGAATAGGCGCTCTTTTTCCCGCCTCTGTCATTGTAGTTTTCAATGATTTTTGGCGCCCTGCCGATGCTCTGTGAACGTGTCAGCGCTGAACTGGTTCCGAAGCGGCTGTCAGCTCCGCTGAAGACAGAGTTTGCCTCCTTGGCCTGCTGGCTGCCAAAGCGGGATGCATCCGCTTTGAAAGTGCTTTTCATGGCCGGGGACTGCTTGTCCCCCAGTTTATAGGTCATGTTCATGCCAGGGGCTTTGGATTTGCCAAAAATGCTCTGGCTGGTCTTGAACTCCTTCTGCCCTGCATAGGAGCTGGCTCCGCTGAAGGTTTTCGAATTGTGCGCCTGCTTTTGAAAGTACGATCCTGCGCTGCTTCTTCCCATTTTGGGATCATTCATGTACTTTTCATACCGGCTGCGCTTGCTCATGTCTGGGCCGGAGGTGGCACGTTTGGCCAGGGGGAGATCGGCACTATCCACCTTCTTTTTTTCATTGCTGGAGCATTGGCATAGCATGAGGCCGACGCACAGGCATGATAAGAATCTAAAGCGGGTGTTCATGAATGCGGGCTGGGGATTTTTTGGCGTTGTCTTGATAGAAACAAAATTTCGTGAACCACTCCTCCTGGCAGGCGGAACTTGGGAAGCTCGGATTCGACTTCTGTTAGTTTGCCCCAGGCATCATAAAGTTCAAAGATGAGCCTGGCCGCCTCGGCTGGCATCGCCCATGTCATCCGCATCAGGAAAGACTCTGATGCTTCAAATTCACGCTGCCGGATGAGAAACCGGGCCTGTTCTGCAAACAGCTCCGGCTGCAGTGCCGAGGTCTCCTCCAGATGCTGCAGGGCAGCGTTCAGCAGCTCCCGCGCCAGGCTGGCATGCCCCGTTTCTTCAAAGGCACGCACCCATTCAATGGTTTGTGCGCCGCCGGGGCTGGTGAGACGGAGCGTCTCGCTGAATAATTCCTGCACCGTGGCTTCATCTCCAAGTGCATGCGCCACGCGCACAGCCAGGGGCAGCTTGCGACCCTGTTCGCGCAGCGTGGGAATCGAGGAGACAATTTCGCAGGCATCTCTGGCCCAGGCTGCACGGCCGGCCTCCAGCATGACCTTGGCGGCTTGTTCGATGCATGTCCTGTCTTTTTCCTCCACTTTCTGCCAGGCGCTCATGAAGTCCAGGTGGGCCTCCTCCGGCACAGTGGCCGCAAAGGCGCTCAGCGCCAGAGCCGCCAGCGGACGGTCCGCCCCGGCTCGTGCTTCGGTGCGCAGAAGCGTGGCCCAGTTCGTGGCCTGCCTGCCCGCCGCCAGCTTCCTGAGCCACGCATGCATGTTTTTGAGAGTGTCCTCGTCACGAGTCGAGGTGCGAAACAATGCTGCGATCTGCGCACGCCCATGCTCGGGTGTCCAGTCGGTTCCGTCGGCCAGTACCTTGAGCTGCTCCAGTCTCAGGACAAAACGTTCATGGTCGCCTTTGATGGTGCGGTCCGCCTGGGTCAGCAGGTTCAGTGCCTCAGTGGTCCGGTTATGGGTGCGCAGGCCCGTCGCCAGCGCCACGACGCAGGGCAGGGACTTGCGCTCCACGCATAGGGTCATGAGATCACGCACGTCATCCCAGGCCTCCGTTTCGCTCGCTATCTCGCAGCGCAGCTGCAGCACCTCCTGCGCCACAGAAGCCAGCGGATCTGTCATGGGCACCTCACTCAAAACTTTGAGCGCAGCTTGCGGATGCCCAAGCCGTTTTTGAATCTGGGCACGATGCAGGGCGGCTTCGATGTCGATATCGGTGCCCGCCTGATCATTCGCCACATAGGCGGCATGCAGCCTGTCCCAGGCAGATAGGGCGGCCTTGTCGTCCTGCATGCGTTCTAGCAGCAGTCCCAGCTCCCGCAGATAGGAGGCCTCATGCGGCCGTCGCCTCTCCAGCACCTGGGAGAACTGTTCGCGGAATCCCTGACGGCGCAGCTCGTCCAGGTTGAAGCTTCGGGCAAGAAAAAGGGCATGCTTTTCACGCAGCGTATCATCTCCTGGTTGTGGCGGTTTGAGAGGAGGTTCGGCCAGCAGCAGCTTGAGGGAAAAGCTCAGCCCTGGCTCGACTTCCATTGAGGTCTCACAAACGCGCAGCAGCCACAGCGCGTAGTCCGGATTAGACGGCGCCCGGTCCGGCAGCATGGCATAGAGATCGATGGCCTCGCGCATCATGCCGGCGCTTTCCAGGCGGCTTCCCAGGTTCCCGAGTGTGTCCACCGAATGCTCGGTCCGCAGATCCACTGCTGCGATGTGTTCCCTGATGAGACGTCTCCGTGTGGGATAATCCTCACCACGTAGCTTGCCCAGCAGTTCATTAATCCGCCATTCACCAAATTCGGAATCCGAACGCGGTCCCAGCATGGACGCCTCGTAGTGTTTTGAAATCGTGCTGTTGGCGCCCCGGGCCACAGTGCCCAGGCCCTGCTGTGTCAGCAGCGCCTGGATCTCCTTGGTCTCCTCCCACAGGCTGCGCAGATGGGGCGGCTCCTCGTAGCGCGATGAACTCTGCGGCAGCATGCTGCCTTTGCTGTCAGAAAGTTCGCGCTGGGCCAGGAAGGGGCCGGACAGATATCTTCCCAAAATATCAGCCCCAGTTTGCCCAGCACCTGCCAGACCCGCGATGGCGGACTGGCGCAAAGTGGTCATCGCAGACGGCTGGGTGCGTTGCAGCTTGCGCCATGCTCCGCGCAGGGATTCCTCCCTCTGCTGAGCAGAGCTGGTGATCCGGCTTAGAGAGGTGAGGCTGAGAAGGAAGGGATCGTATGTCGAGCGGTAGTTCTCAGCCGTCACTGGGCCGCGCACTGCGATCTCCAGGTAATGCTGCGCCAGGTCCCAGCGTTCGGCGCTTTCAGCGATACGGGCTAAAAAGAGCGAGTATTCAGTCTCCATTTCAGGCGTGTTGACCGGCAGACAGGAACCCAGGGCCAGCGCCTCGTCGTAGCGTTGTTTGTCCTGCAGTTTTCTTGTCAGCTCTACCAGGGAGGAATTGCGCAGCAGCCGGCTGAGCCCCAGCTTAGACAGGCTGCCTTTCTCAAAGCGGTATTCGTTCAGATCCATGAGCATCGACACGCAGGCCTGCAGCAGCGTGGCGCGCTCGCGCATCACCTCGGCCGGCCATCCTTTCTCGCCAGCCCAGACCAGGGCGTCGTCCATGCCATGGCTTCGCAATATCAGCCACAACAGGGCGAATTTTTCCTCAAAACTTTCAGGCTCAGGAAGCACCTCCTTGAGCACAGCACGGAATTCCCTGCCTGCGCCTGCATAAAAGAGCGCCCACAGTTTTTCCACCACGTTCGCCTGCGTCTCGGCAGTCCATCGTTCGATCCATTGATGCAAGGCATCACCGCCTTTGTTTCTGCGCAGCCGTGCTATTTCTTCAATGGCTCGCAGGCGCACCAGCGCAGCATCTTCAGGCAGTTCGGCAAATTCCGCTCGCGGTTGTCCCAGATAAGCGCGGAGGGCGTCCATTTCTTTGCGCTCCAGGCCGGGGGCAAAATCCAGAAGCGAGACAAGATCGCCTGTCATCACCCCTGTGCCCGTGCGTCGGTTGTCCGTCAGCGGCAGCGGAGCGCGTGCACCGCTGATCGCATAGCCGCGCGCTTTTGCAGGCTGGGCCAGCACCGCCTGCAGCTGCTTTTCCGCCTCGGCTTCATCCGCAAATCGCAGGCATTTCAGAGCCAGGCGCAGCCTGGCACGGCTGTCCCATCCGCGCACCTGGGTCATCTGCTCATAGACACGGCGTTCAGCTTCATCCTGGCCGGAGCTTTGGTAATACTTGGCCAGCTCCTCCAGCGCTGTGACATCCTGTGAAAAACGGCTCTCCAGCCGCCGCCGCACACGGTCTGCCTCCGTGATCTGAAAGGTCTGCTCCAGCAGTTCCACCAGCCGGCGCGACTCCGCAGCGACTTCCTTTGGAGGTGCCACGGCGGCGATCTGTTTCTGGAAGTAGATCGCCGATTTCAGATCCGCCACCTTCAGTGCCGCATCACGCAGCTGGTCCAGTGAGAATGGCGTGTCTGGCGCGGTGTAATACGCCTGCTTCATGCTCGCAAACGCCTTTACATGATCTCCGCCTCGCTCATACACCTGCGCCAGCGCCTCGTGGTAAAATCCGTCAAACGGATGCCGCTGCACCCGTTCCAGCAGAGCTCGCTCCAGCATTTTGAGCCTGTCGCGCGCCACTGTGGGAGCCAGTTCACCACCACTGGAGTCCGAGAATGTCAGCCGGTCAATGCAGCGGCGCAGAACCTCACGCCGGCGCTTCACATCGGTCTCGCGTTCCAGGATCTGCGCCTGCACTTCCACGTGATCGGAGATCCGGTGCTGCCGCAGCAGAATGTCCGCATAGTTTTCCAGCAGCGGAATGGCGGATGGACCCTCCGCACGTTTCACCGCCTGCTTCCACAAGGCCAGTGCATCGTCTGCACGGCGCTGCAGGAAGTAAATTTGGGTCAGCGCAGAAAGCAGCTGGCCGGAGTCTGGATATTCGCGGTACACGCTTTCCAGCAGTTTGGCTGCCGTGACTCCCGGCGGGTGGATGGGATTGGTGCTCTTCCATCCAGGGCTGCTGGTCTCGGAGTCCGCTCGGCGCTCAGATTCCATCAGCTGCTCTGCCAGACGCAGCGTGTATCTCACCTTTCCTGCTGGATCCAGTTCCGACAGCCGGCGCAGCTGTCTCTCCAGCAGGGCAAAGTTTTCATCATCCTGCGCCAGGTCCAGCTTCAACTGCTCCACCGCCAGTGAAACCCTCTGAGGCTTTTCGGTCTGCGGATCAAACTCCAGGGCGGTCAGCAGTTCATAGGCAGCGTCAAACTGCCTCGTGCGCGTCGCCCACCAGAAGCCACGAAACCGCAAGGCCTGCGACTTCTCGGATTTAGACTCGGTCTTTTTGGCTGACGAAATGCCCGTGCGCGCAAACTCCATCACCCTCTCCGGAAGCTTTTCATGCTTGGGGCCCTCATTTTCATCGCTCGCGAAATTCATCCCCGTGAAGGCATCCGGAAGCTTGAATTCACCACTGGCCGCCGGTTTGGCCGCCGCTTTGGTGTCTCCCATGAGCACGGAAAGCATCCGCTCATCCACGTCCACGCGCTCATCGTCAGTGAGGCTCGCATGCCAGGCTTTTTCGATCCAGTCGGCGGCTTCGTCATTCTCCCCCTGCTCGGCCAGCAGTTCAGCCAGATGCAGCCAGGCATCACGTCCTGCGCCCGGCTTGGAGACGGCCTCTCGTGCCAGCATGATGGCACTGTCAATGTTGTTGCTTGCGGCGAGAAAGCTTGAGGCATCTCCCAGGCGCTTCTGCCGTTCCTCCTGGGTGGTTGCACTTTCGGTGAAACTGCGCAGCAGTTTGTCCTCTGCGGCAAGATCCCTCCGCGCCCTGAAAAAAGCGGCAAGCTCAAAGACAGCCTCTGCTTTTTGTGGATCACGCTCCACTCGTGAGCGCAGGATTTTTTCGATCACCGCATCCAGTGCTCTTGCCTGGGCAAAGCTCAGCACCTGCTTTTCGACATCCGGAGAATTTTGTGCTTCGAGGAGCTTCAAGAGACGCGCTCTGGCATTTTCGGTCGATCCGCCACGCAGATCCGCCTCGCAGCGCAAAAGCACCAGCGCGGTCAGGTCGCTTCCATCGTTTTTCAGCCGTTCGTCCAGCAGCTTGGCGGCCTCTGCCGCACCTTCATGATCCAGCAGCGTGCGCACCAGTTCCCAGCGGTAGTCTTCCAGTTGTGGCACTGCCTGCACCAGAGCCCTCAGCCAGCGTAGCTGCTCATCCGGCTCCACGGTCAGCTCAAAGAAACGTGTGGCATCCAGCAGCGCCTGTTCTGAAGGTGGGGTGTTTCGGGCCGCTTCCACCAATGTTTTGCGGAGGTCGTCCAGCAATCCGAATCGTTCGTGCAGACGCACTCTTCTGCGGAAAAAATCAAGATAACGTCCGTCTCGAAAATGCAGCAGCGCCAGCCCGTCGGTGAGCGCCTTGTCCGCCTTGGCGAACTGATCCGCATGCTCATAGATGCGCGCCAGATCATAGAGCGCGTCGAGTTTGCGCTGTGGGTCCTTCTGGTCTGCCAGCTTCGAGAAGAAACTGGCGGCACGATCAGGAAAGCCTGCTTGCAGAAGCAGTTGTGCCACTTGCCTTGCCAGGTCAATATCCTGCGGATTAAGCTTGGCCGCGCGCTCAAAGGCATCTGCTGCATCGGCGTTTTTACCACCAGCCATGGCCATGCCGCCGAGCTCGATCCACATCGGTGGGCCCTGCGGATCATCCTGCGGCATGAGCTCGGCCGCCTTTTTAAGCAAGGTGAATGCCGTGGCTGAATCCGCCATCTCGCGTGCCACTTCGGCGCGGGATTTCAGCACGATCAGATTTTTCGGATCGGTTTTGAGCAGTTCGTCGTAAAGTTGTGCGGCTTTTTTCAGATCGCCGCTGCGGCGGATAAGATGAGCCTCGACGATTTTGACCGCCGCAAACTTCGATTTTTGCGCCTGTTGCGAGACGTTTTCCACGAGGAGCTTGGTCGCGTCATGCTTTTCATAAAGAGTCCACAGCAGGTCTAGCACGCGTCCGTATTCAGGCTGCTGCACCAGCAGCGAGAGATATTCGTTGGCCAGCTTGGTCTCACGCGCAGCCCAGGGCTTCAGAGCATTCTGTGCATCTGCATTCAACGCCAATGCCGTCAGAGCCCCAATGAGGCACCTCAGCCTATGCAACTGACCTGATAACTTCACAGCCTGATCATAGACGGAATTGCCGCCAGAGCCAAGAACCGTTGCGGGGGGGCTTACTTGAGAAGTTGGGCGAGATCGGGGGCCACTTTGCGGAGTTCTTCGGCGATGATGCCGGCGATCACCTCGGCGCCGTGGGCGTTGAGGTGGGTGTGATCTGTGGTTTTTAAATCCTTTCCAGGCGGGTTAAATGTGTCGGATTCAGCAATTCCGAGCCGGTTGTGGAGCTCGACGCTGCGCGTGAAGAGGTCCACGAGCGGGACTTTTTGCTCGGCCGCCACCTCGGTGGCGGCGTCGGCCCAGGGCTTGAGTTCGCCGCGGATTTTTCCGTTATCAAAAGTGCGGCGGGCCAGGGAGGTGACGAGGATGGGTTTGGCGCCGATGGCGCGGGCTTCCTGGATGAAGCGGGTGAGGTTTTCCGGGTAGGTGGTGGCGGGGTCGGTTTCGCGTTTGGGGCCTTTGCCGGGCAT
It encodes:
- a CDS encoding tetratricopeptide repeat protein; the protein is MNADAQNALKPWAARETKLANEYLSLLVQQPEYGRVLDLLWTLYEKHDATKLLVENVSQQAQKSKFAAVKIVEAHLIRRSGDLKKAAQLYDELLKTDPKNLIVLKSRAEVAREMADSATAFTLLKKAAELMPQDDPQGPPMWIELGGMAMAGGKNADAADAFERAAKLNPQDIDLARQVAQLLLQAGFPDRAASFFSKLADQKDPQRKLDALYDLARIYEHADQFAKADKALTDGLALLHFRDGRYLDFFRRRVRLHERFGLLDDLRKTLVEAARNTPPSEQALLDATRFFELTVEPDEQLRWLRALVQAVPQLEDYRWELVRTLLDHEGAAEAAKLLDERLKNDGSDLTALVLLRCEADLRGGSTENARARLLKLLEAQNSPDVEKQVLSFAQARALDAVIEKILRSRVERDPQKAEAVFELAAFFRARRDLAAEDKLLRSFTESATTQEERQKRLGDASSFLAASNNIDSAIMLAREAVSKPGAGRDAWLHLAELLAEQGENDEAADWIEKAWHASLTDDERVDVDERMLSVLMGDTKAAAKPAASGEFKLPDAFTGMNFASDENEGPKHEKLPERVMEFARTGISSAKKTESKSEKSQALRFRGFWWATRTRQFDAAYELLTALEFDPQTEKPQRVSLAVEQLKLDLAQDDENFALLERQLRRLSELDPAGKVRYTLRLAEQLMESERRADSETSSPGWKSTNPIHPPGVTAAKLLESVYREYPDSGQLLSALTQIYFLQRRADDALALWKQAVKRAEGPSAIPLLENYADILLRQHRISDHVEVQAQILERETDVKRRREVLRRCIDRLTFSDSSGGELAPTVARDRLKMLERALLERVQRHPFDGFYHEALAQVYERGGDHVKAFASMKQAYYTAPDTPFSLDQLRDAALKVADLKSAIYFQKQIAAVAPPKEVAAESRRLVELLEQTFQITEADRVRRRLESRFSQDVTALEELAKYYQSSGQDEAERRVYEQMTQVRGWDSRARLRLALKCLRFADEAEAEKQLQAVLAQPAKARGYAISGARAPLPLTDNRRTGTGVMTGDLVSLLDFAPGLERKEMDALRAYLGQPRAEFAELPEDAALVRLRAIEEIARLRRNKGGDALHQWIERWTAETQANVVEKLWALFYAGAGREFRAVLKEVLPEPESFEEKFALLWLILRSHGMDDALVWAGEKGWPAEVMRERATLLQACVSMLMDLNEYRFEKGSLSKLGLSRLLRNSSLVELTRKLQDKQRYDEALALGSCLPVNTPEMETEYSLFLARIAESAERWDLAQHYLEIAVRGPVTAENYRSTYDPFLLSLTSLSRITSSAQQREESLRGAWRKLQRTQPSAMTTLRQSAIAGLAGAGQTGADILGRYLSGPFLAQRELSDSKGSMLPQSSSRYEEPPHLRSLWEETKEIQALLTQQGLGTVARGANSTISKHYEASMLGPRSDSEFGEWRINELLGKLRGEDYPTRRRLIREHIAAVDLRTEHSVDTLGNLGSRLESAGMMREAIDLYAMLPDRAPSNPDYALWLLRVCETSMEVEPGLSFSLKLLLAEPPLKPPQPGDDTLREKHALFLARSFNLDELRRQGFREQFSQVLERRRPHEASYLRELGLLLERMQDDKAALSAWDRLHAAYVANDQAGTDIDIEAALHRAQIQKRLGHPQAALKVLSEVPMTDPLASVAQEVLQLRCEIASETEAWDDVRDLMTLCVERKSLPCVVALATGLRTHNRTTEALNLLTQADRTIKGDHERFVLRLEQLKVLADGTDWTPEHGRAQIAALFRTSTRDEDTLKNMHAWLRKLAAGRQATNWATLLRTEARAGADRPLAALALSAFAATVPEEAHLDFMSAWQKVEEKDRTCIEQAAKVMLEAGRAAWARDACEIVSSIPTLREQGRKLPLAVRVAHALGDEATVQELFSETLRLTSPGGAQTIEWVRAFEETGHASLARELLNAALQHLEETSALQPELFAEQARFLIRQREFEASESFLMRMTWAMPAEAARLIFELYDAWGKLTEVESELPKFRLPGGVVHEILFLSRQRQKIPSPHS
- a CDS encoding rhamnogalacturonan acetylesterase, which gives rise to MFRRSLFLALIFSLGTSFAEETRTRVALAGDSTVTDKAGWGAAFAKLLGPKAECLNFAGGGQSSKSFRDSGNWKKVIDSKPAYVLIQFGHNDMPGKGPKRETDPATTYPENLTRFIQEARAIGAKPILVTSLARRTFDNGKIRGELKPWADAATEVAAEQKVPLVDLFTRSVELHNRLGIAESDTFNPPGKDLKTTDHTHLNAHGAEVIAGIIAEELRKVAPDLAQLLK